From Lolium perenne isolate Kyuss_39 chromosome 5, Kyuss_2.0, whole genome shotgun sequence, a single genomic window includes:
- the LOC127299292 gene encoding syntaxin-132 — MNNLLTATLLLVVDGESGTFSFSDWIRNNRAFFCLSAGLHFFLHIVNIQLLQGFFKLRRRDSSRDGDVEIGMHQPDASANLKGFLKKVDGVESLIAKLGNLLTKLQTANEESKAVTKASAMKAIKRRMEKDIDEVGKIALLAKAKLDELEKDNLSNSQKTGCGKGSAVDRSREQTTGAVRKKLKGRMDEFQVLRESIRQEYREVVERRVFTVTGNRPDEETIDDLIETGRSEQIFKDAVQQQGRGQILDTVAEIQERHDAVRDLERKLLELQQIYLDMAVLVDAQGDVFNHVQTHVSNATNYIQQGAGALQSAKKHQRNSRKWMCFAIFVLMVVVIVVILIIHPWKK, encoded by the exons ATGAACAACCTGCTCACC GCCACACTCCTATTAGTTGTGGATGGTGAAAGTGGCACATTTTCCTTTTCAGATTGGATTCGTAACAATCGGGCCTTCTTCTGCCTGAGTGCTggac TACATTTTTTTTTGCATATTGTGAACATTCAGCTTTTGCAGGGTTTCTTTAAGCTTCGTAGGCGTGATTCCTCAAGAGATGGGGACGTTGAAATTGGAATGCATCAGCCTGATGCTTCTGCTAATTTAAAAGGTTTCTTAAAAAAG GTTGATGGAGTCGAGAGCCTAATCGCTAAGCTGGGGAATCTCTTGACTAAGCTCCAG ACTGCAAATGAGGAATCAAAAGCAGTTACAAAAGCCAGTGCCATGAAAG CAATTAAGCGGCGAATGGAGAAAGATATAGATGAAGTTGGCAAAATTGCTCTCTTGGCAAAGGCAAAATTGGATGAACTGGAAAAAGAC AACCTGTCAAACAGCCAGAAAACTGGATGCGGGAAGGGTTCTGCAGTAGACCGATCAAGAGAACAGACTACTGG GGCAGTGAGAAAGAAATTGAAGGGGCGGATGGATGAATTTCAG GTATTGAGAGAATCAATCCGGCAGGAGTATCGGGAAGTTGTTGAACGAAGGGTATTTACTGTAACTGGCAATCGCCCTGATGAAGAG ACTATTGATGATTTAATAGAGACTGGGAGAAGTGAGCAAATTTTCAAAGATGCGGTCCAACAGCAGGGGAGAGGCCAG ATATTGGACACAGTTGCTGAGATACAGGAGCGACATGACGCTGTAAGGGATCTAGAGAGGAAGCTTCTGGAGTTGCAGCAG ATATACCTGGATATGGCAGTATTGGTTGATGCTCAAGGAGACGTGTTCAACCACGTACAGACACAT gtttcaaatgctACAAACTACATACAGCAAGGCGCGGGTGCCCTCCAGAGTGCGAAGAAGCATCAGAGGAACTCGAGAAAGTGGATGTGCTTCGCTATATTCGTTCTGATGGTAGTGGTGATCGTTGTCATCCTAATTATTCACCCATGGAAGAAGTAA